Proteins from one Streptomyces sp. NBC_00289 genomic window:
- a CDS encoding FAD:protein FMN transferase codes for MADTVADPAEAPAAVRHAEEVMGTVFSFDVRGGEPGVVQAALQEAVAGLHRIDEVFSTYREDSQISRLARGELTVEECDPLVAEALALGAEAERASEGWFSLRYEGRLDPTGIVKGWAAERAARLLAAAGASGVSVNGGGDVQLLGTPGPQRPWRVGVSDPLRPGGLAAVISAGGTDELAVATSGTAERGAHIVDPRTGRSAVTDLVAVTVVAPALTWADCWATAAFAMGSREGLAWLESLPGVEALLITAGDEVRCTGGLAARLG; via the coding sequence GTGGCTGACACGGTGGCTGATCCTGCGGAAGCTCCCGCCGCGGTACGTCATGCGGAGGAGGTCATGGGGACGGTCTTCTCCTTCGACGTCCGCGGCGGGGAACCCGGTGTGGTGCAGGCGGCGCTTCAGGAGGCCGTGGCCGGGCTGCACCGGATCGACGAGGTGTTCAGCACGTACCGCGAGGACAGCCAGATCTCCCGGCTGGCCCGCGGCGAACTGACCGTCGAGGAGTGCGATCCGCTGGTCGCCGAGGCGCTGGCGCTGGGCGCCGAGGCGGAACGGGCCAGCGAGGGCTGGTTCAGCCTGCGCTACGAGGGTCGGCTCGACCCGACCGGCATCGTCAAGGGCTGGGCCGCCGAGCGCGCGGCCCGGCTCCTCGCGGCGGCGGGGGCGAGCGGGGTGAGTGTCAACGGGGGCGGCGACGTCCAGCTGCTCGGGACACCCGGCCCCCAACGGCCCTGGCGGGTCGGGGTGTCGGACCCGTTGCGGCCCGGCGGGCTGGCCGCGGTGATCTCCGCGGGCGGCACCGACGAACTGGCCGTCGCCACCTCCGGAACAGCCGAGCGCGGCGCCCACATCGTGGACCCGCGCACCGGCCGCTCCGCGGTCACCGACCTGGTCGCCGTGACCGTCGTCGCACCCGCACTGACATGGGCGGACTGCTGGGCGACGGCCGCCTTCGCGATGGGCTCACGCGAGGGTCTGGCCTGGCTGGAGTCCCTCCCGGGCGTCGAGGCCCTGCTGATCACGGCGGGCGACGAGGTGCGGTGCACCGGGGGGCTGGCCGCGCGGCTTGGGTGA
- a CDS encoding FMN-binding protein, whose amino-acid sequence MRKSHPIRRVVLATAATVSGVVLLLSLKPASDPASAAAAGGAAPQQTAAAQESAQGGAEAAGNGTVTGAVAQTQYGPVQVRLTMSGGKITKAEAVQAPKGGTSDQKTALSVPKLNQQAVAEQSADIDTVSGATYTSTGYKQSLQSALDKAQASQPAAGASPSASAGSGGSKGSGGAQISRTVTGSVAQTQYGPVQVRITVSGGKITKAETIQAPKGGTSDQKTALSVPKLNQEAVAAGSADIDSVSGATYTSTGYKQSLQSALDQAGG is encoded by the coding sequence ATGAGGAAGAGTCACCCCATCCGGCGTGTCGTGCTGGCCACCGCCGCCACCGTGTCGGGAGTCGTGCTGCTGCTGTCGCTGAAGCCGGCGTCCGATCCGGCCTCAGCGGCCGCGGCGGGCGGCGCGGCCCCGCAACAGACCGCGGCGGCACAGGAGTCGGCGCAGGGCGGCGCGGAGGCGGCCGGGAACGGCACCGTCACCGGCGCCGTGGCGCAGACCCAGTACGGCCCGGTGCAGGTACGCCTGACCATGAGCGGCGGGAAGATAACCAAGGCGGAGGCCGTACAGGCCCCGAAGGGCGGGACCAGCGACCAGAAGACCGCGCTGTCCGTCCCCAAGCTCAACCAGCAGGCGGTCGCCGAGCAGAGCGCGGACATCGACACGGTGTCCGGGGCGACGTACACCAGCACCGGCTACAAGCAGTCCCTGCAGTCCGCGCTGGACAAGGCGCAGGCCTCCCAGCCCGCCGCGGGCGCCTCGCCGAGTGCCTCCGCCGGCTCGGGTGGCTCGAAGGGTTCGGGCGGCGCCCAGATCAGCCGCACCGTCACCGGCAGTGTCGCGCAGACGCAGTACGGGCCCGTCCAGGTCCGCATCACCGTCAGCGGCGGGAAGATCACGAAGGCCGAGACGATCCAGGCGCCCAAGGGCGGGACCAGCGACCAGAAGACGGCGCTGTCCGTCCCCAAGCTCAACCAGGAGGCGGTGGCCGCCGGCAGCGCGGACATCGACTCGGTGTCCGGGGCGACGTACACCAGCACCGGCTACAAGCAGTCCCTGCAGTCGGCACTGGACCAGGCCGGTGGCTGA
- a CDS encoding arginine repressor, whose product MSQAQDHEQTAGPALPQTRTARHRRIVDILNRQPVRSQSQLAKLLADDGLTVTQATLSRDLDELNAVKIRNTDGDLIYAVPSEGGFRTPRAPLGGSAKEDRMRRLSAELLISAEASANLVVLRTPPGAAQFLASAIDQAELHDILGTIAGDDTLLLISRDPDGGQALADHLLRLAQNGH is encoded by the coding sequence ATGAGCCAGGCGCAGGATCACGAGCAGACCGCAGGGCCCGCCCTGCCGCAGACCCGCACCGCGCGTCACCGCCGGATCGTGGACATCCTCAACCGGCAACCGGTCCGCTCCCAGAGCCAGTTGGCGAAACTCCTCGCCGACGACGGGCTGACCGTCACCCAGGCGACGCTCTCCCGGGATCTCGACGAGCTGAACGCGGTGAAGATCCGCAACACCGACGGCGACCTCATCTACGCGGTACCGAGCGAGGGCGGCTTCCGCACCCCGCGCGCACCGCTGGGCGGGTCGGCGAAGGAGGACCGGATGCGGCGCCTGTCGGCGGAGCTGCTGATCTCCGCGGAGGCGTCCGCGAACCTCGTGGTCCTGCGCACCCCACCGGGGGCGGCGCAGTTCCTGGCCTCGGCCATCGACCAGGCGGAGCTGCACGACATCCTGGGCACCATCGCCGGTGACGACACGCTGCTGCTGATCAGCCGGGATCCGGACGGGGGACAGGCGCTGGCGGACCACCTGCTGCGGCTGGCCCAGAACGGTCACTGA